The nucleotide window AAGGTGCACCGCGGTCTGTGTGTCCCCACGCCTGATAAGCAGGTAGGCATCCTTCACCCCAAGATTGGGGTAGTAGCCGATGCCGCTGATCACAAAGATGTCCCCGGTGCGGTCGTGTGCGTTCAGGTAGGAGCGGTCGTAGAAATTGCGGTCCGAGGAACCTGGCCATGCGATCGGTTGGGGAACCTGATGTACCGGGTACTCGTCGAGTGGGCCTAGTGACTGCGGCATTAGCGCTCCTCTCCGATTAGGCGCTTGATCAATCCGGCGTGGTAGAACAGCGATTCGACTTCGTCGGGCTTCGACACTTCGCCAAAATGCACCCGTCGGGCACCTGTGCGCATGAAGACACACGCCCACATGACTCCCGCATATACGTAGAACCAATGCAGGTCACCAAGTTTCACACCGGTAAGTCGTTGATACGTGCTGCGGACGTCGTCCTCACGCATCACGTCAGGCAATCCAGGTAACGTGGCCAATCCGGCGAGTTCTTGAAAAACCATGTGGGCAAAGATCATCCACGCGACGTCGAGTTCACGCGGTCCCAACGTCACCATTTCCCAGTCCAGCACCGCAACCGGCGCAAAGTCTCGGTACAGGACGTTGCCCACTCGGGCGTCGCCCCATAGCAGCACCGATTTGCGCGAGGACACCTGATCCGGCCAGTGCCGTTCCAGCCACTCGAAAGTCCTTTCCAGCAACGGGGAGCGGCCGATGTCTGGCACTGCGAAGTCGTACCAGGAACGCACCCAGTTGAAATGGCGGCGCATTGCGTTGCCGCCGTCCTGCCCGGTGGACAGGAAGCCAAATTTGCTCTGTGCGTCGGGGATTGAGTGCAGTTTGGCCAGCACCGCGACGGTGGCGTCCTGCAATTCGCGCTGGCGTTCTACGGGTGCGTCGGCGAACCAATTGCTGCCGAAGGTGTAAGGCATGACATCGGGCGGAACCACGCCCTCGACATGATCCATCAGGAAGAATGGCGTTCCCAGCACGTCGCCGGTGGTCTCAATCCAGCGCACTCGAGGAACCGGGACATCGGTCAGCTCGCCGACCATCCGGATGACCTCGAATTGGTGGTCAAGTCGATAGGTCGGGAACACGGGCACGTCGCCGGCGGCCGGTGCCACCCGGGCGACCAGCCTCTGCTGCCTCGGTTGGCGGTTCTCCTGCCAACGCACGGTCAAGATGATGGTTTCCGACGACATTCCCGTGGAATCCACACCGCTTTCCACGGTCACCTCAGGCGCCGCGTCGCCGGGCAGTACGCTGGCCAGCCATCGCGACATCACCGCCGGCAGTGCGCTGACATCACGGCTTGAGCGCTGTAGGCGGCCCACATCTTCGAGCGCCGGTTCGTTGGCCACGGGTACTTCCTTCGTACGGTAATTACGATACGGTAGGTAGCGTTATGAAAGCAGACCTGTCTTCCCTTGACAAGGCCCCCGGCGCCGGACGACCGCGGGACCCTCGCATTGATTCGGCCATCTTGTTGGCGACAGCCGATCTGCTGGTGCAAATCGGCTATGCCAATCTCAGTTTGGCGGCCGTCGCAGAGCGCGCTGGAACCACAAAGTCGGCACTGTATCGCCGATGGTCGAGCAAGGCGGAACTGGTCCACGAGGCGGCGTTCCCCGCGGCCCCCACCGCGTTGGAGGCGCCGGCGGGAAATTTCGCCGCGGATATCCGGATGATGATTCAGGCCACGCGCGACGTGTTCACCACTCCGGTGGTCCGGGCCGCGCTGCCGGGGTTGGTGGCCGATATGACAGCCGATCCCGACTTGAACGCTCGGGTGTTGTCGCGGTTCGTCGACTTGTTCGCCACCGTGCGGATGCGGCTGCAAGAGGCCATCAACCGTGGTGAAGCCCATCCCGACGTGGACCCGAACCGGCTGATCGAGTTGATCGGCGGGGCAACGATGCTGCGGATGCTGCTGTATCCGGACCAAATGCTCGATGATAGCTGGGTGGATCAGACCACGGCGATCATCGTGCACGGCGTCACTCGGTGACTGGCGCACTTGCGGGACGGGTGGCAATCGTCACCGGCGCCAGCCGCGGGCTGGGCCGCGCGATCACGCTGGCATTCGCCGCGGAGGGCGCAGCGGTAGCAGTTGTCGGGAGCACCGAACGGGTGTGGGACGCCCGGTTGCCCGGAACGTTGGGTGAAACGGTCGGCCAGATTGCGGCGGCAGGCGGGCGGTGGCGGTGCGTGCCGATCTGACCGACCGAGACGACGTCACGTAGTTGGTGACGGCCGCCCGGGATGCTTTGGGCCCCATCACACTTCTGGTGAACAACGCCGCTTTTACCGCCCCGGGGCGCCCGCCGGCGCGCGGTGCCGAACCGCGCTCAAGGCCCGCGGAACCGGCCGCTGACAAGCCGGGCTGGCCGGGGTTTGTCGGGACGCCGTTGGCTGCGTATCGCCGCCGCCACTTCGATATCTGCGTGTTCGCCGCGTACGAGTTGATGTAATTGACCTGCCCGGACATGATTGCCGCGGGACAGGGCTCGATTATCAACATCACCTCGGTCGCATCCCGGCTGCCTGGCGACGGGCCGCACGCCGACCGCAGCGGTGGGGTATTGCCCGGCTACGGTGGATCCAAGGCGGCGCTAGAACATTTGACCCGGTGCGCGGCCTTCGATCTTGCCGACCACAACATTGCGGTCAACGCGTTGGCGCCGTCCAATCCGATTCTTACCCCGGGTTTGGCCTAATACGCTCGCGAATTCGTTGACACCGCAACCGCGGACGAATTCGCGCAGGCCGCGGTGGGATTGGCGTTGGTTGATCCCGCTACAGTCACGGGTCGCGCCGTCGGCCATCACGAGGCTCTCGACGGCAGCTACCGGGTGTTTCAGCCGGCCTAGGCGAGCCTACGGCAGCTAAATTGATTGCGCTATAGACTGTTTCATGATCGGCCATCGACTCGATGGTTGTGGCCCACCCACTTGAGTTGCCAAACGAAACCCGTCGGTCAGCCCGTCCGGCGTCCGGTGTGCCATCCGCCGGCCCACCCCGGGGTGGGCGTCCAACGAGCACCCGTGCCGAAGTTGGTGGCGACAGCAGCGCCTGGCGTGCCAGGATGAGACATGCCGCAAACGGGCGGCAGGCAGGTGTGCGAATGCCCGGAATTGACAAGCCAACGGGACGCGTTGTCGGCCTGATCGTGCTGCTGATCGTGGTCGCCGCGGCCCTGCGCGGCTATCTTCCAGCTCGCGATGGCGGGTCGGCGGTGGAGCCGGGAAGCGGTCGGGCAGCGCTGGTGTTCGTGATCGCCGTTCTCAGTGGCAGCGTGGCGCTGGTGGCGTTCGCGGTTATCGCGCGATTGCGTGATCCGCGCACGATGGCACCCAGCACGGGGAATCTGTCCGAATTACTCGGGCGTGGCAGGGGACAGACGAGTTGGCGGGTGCTGCTGATCGGGCTTGCGGTGCTAGTTGGCTGGCTGCTGATGGCGATGCTGCTATCGCACTTGGTGGCGCCCGATGATATTGCCCCAGCCCGGCCGGCATCGGATCCGAGCGCGGCGCCGTCAGCTGGCAGCAGCGGTGCGCCGCCCACACAACGCCCGGCCGACGATCCCGGAGACACTCTGACGATCCTGCTCGTCTTTGCGGCTCCGTTGCTCCTGTTGACCCTCGGATCTGCGGCGGTGCTCTCGCATCGGCGGGGGCGCGTGACGCGGCCGGGCGCCGTCTCCGAAGACCACATCGAGCCCCCGGTTCCGTCCGCGGGTTCGGAGTTGCTGGTGCGGGTAGCCGAAGTCGGGCTGGCCGAAATGGCTGACCTACACCGAGATCCGCGCGCGGCAATCATCGCGTGCTATGCGGCCATGGAACGTGAACTCGCCAATGTGCCCGCAGCCGTCCCACAGGACTTCGATACTCCGACGGAGGTGTTGGCCCGAGCCGTCGAACATCGTGCGCTGCAAGCTGATAACGCGGTGCAGCTGGTGAATTTGTTCGCCGAGGCAAGGTTCAGCTCACACGTGATGAACGAGCGGCACCGTGAGCTGGCGATGCGTGTTCTTCGGCTGGTGCTGGACGAGCTGGCAGCGCCGGCCGGTGCCGATGCCGTCGGAGGCCAGCGGGGTTCGGCATGAAAAAACTTATCGTGTTGGGTACTTGCCTGATCGTGGGTGTGGATCTGCTGGCGCTGATCGCGCATGATCGCCGGTTCGTGCTGGCGGCATCGGGTATTGCCTTGGCGCTGGTGCTACTCAATATCCGCCGGGTCTTGGGACACGGAACGCAACCGGAGGCCGACTCGGATCCCGACGATCTTGGGGATAGCTTGCGCCGCTGGCTGTCCAACACTGAGACGACCATTCGTCGGGCGGACTCCACGCGGGCCGATTGGGACCGGCATTTGCGCCCAATGCTGGCCCGACGATACGAGATCGCGACCGGGCAACGGCAGGCCAAAGACCCGGCATCGTTTCAGGCCACCGGACGAATGCTGTTCGGAGACGACCTGTGGGAATGGGTGAATCCGAATAACGTTGCGCCCACCGGCGGGCGTCTGCCTGGCCCCGGCCGTGCGACGCTCGAAGCGATACTGCATCGGCTGGAGTTGGTATGACTCGCATTGAGTCGGAGGTGATGCGGATATGAGTCGATCATGACGATTCCGGCGGCGGCGACGACCGCCCACTGCGAGGCTGTGCTGGACGAAATCGAACGCGTCGTGGTGGGCAAACGCGCCGCGCTCACCCTCATCCTGACCGCCGTGCTCGCCCGCGGCCATGTACTGATCGAGGATCTCCCCGGCTTGGGCAAGACACTCATCGCACGTTCCTTCGCCGCCGCGCTTGGGCTTGAATTCAAACGAGTGCAGTTCACCCCGGATCTGCTGCCCGCGGATCTGCTCGGCTCGACCATCTACGACATGCAGTCGGGGCGCTTCGAATTTCGGGCCGGTCCCATCTTCACCAACCTGCTGCTCGCCGATGAGATCAACCGCACGCCGCCCAAAACCCAGGCGGCATTGTTGGAGGCGATGGCCGAGGGTCAGGTCAGCATTGACGGTCAAACCCACAAGCTTCCTGTGCCGTTCATCGTGCTGGCCACCGACAACCCGATCGAATACGAAGGCACCTACCCGCTTCCGGAGGCGCAGCTGGATCGATTCGCGATTCGGCTGGAACTACGGTATCTCTCCGAGCGGGACGAGACCTCGATGCTGCGCCGCCGTCTCGAACGCGGATCGGTCGAGCCGAGGGTCAACCAGGTGGTCGACGTGCACGACCTGCTGGCCATGCGGGAATCGGTTGAGCAGGTGAGTGTCCATGAGGACGTCCTGCACTATGTGGTGTCGCTGGCCACCGCCACTCGCCACCACCCCCAAGTGGCTGTTGGCGCCAGCCCGCGAGCAGAACTCGACCTGGTCCAGCTCGCCCGGGCCCGAGCTCTGCTGCTCGGTCGCGACTACGTGATCCCCGAAGACATCAAGGCGCTTGCGACTGCTTCGATGGCACACCGGATTACCCTGCGGCCGGAGATGTGGGTGCGCAAAATACATGGTGCCGACATAATCGGAGAGTTGCTGCGGCGCTTGCCCGTCCCCAGGGCAAACGAGCCGAAACGGGCAGCCGATGAATGACGGTGCCGCGTGATCGAAACCCGTCAAGTCGAGTTGCGCTGGCGTGCTTCGCAACTGACCTTGACGCTCGCAACCTGCGCCGGCGTTGCGCTGGTGGTTGCGGTGATCGCCAACCAGTGGAAGCTAATAGCGTTCGCGGCGCCGCTGATTGGCGTGTTGTGCTCCGTGTACTGGCAGCGACCAGTCCCGATCATTCATGTGCACGGCGAGCCGGACTGCCAGCGGTGCTTCGAAGAAGAGCAGGCGCTGGTAAAAGTTTGGGCAACAAGCGGTTCCACGGCAACTTTCGGACCGGGATCCGTTGAACTTACCGTTTCGGCACACGACGAAATGCGTCTCGAAGTTCTCGATTCGGACCTCAGTCAGGCGAAAAATGTTGCGGTAGTGGCGCACCGTTGGGGGCGATACCCTATCCAGGTGCGGGTCGATGTCCTCGCGCGCGGCGGGTTGCTCGTCGGGACGGGAGGCGTCGACGCCGCCGAGGTCATCGTATTTCCTCTTACCCCGCCCCAGGCGACGACCATTCCGCAGACCGAGCTGCTGGACCGGTTGGGGGCCCACCTGACCCGGCACATCGGTCCCGGTGTCGAATATGCGGACATCCGTCCCTATGTTCCAGGCGACCAGTTGCGTGCCGTCAATTGGGCGGTCAGCGCCCGGCGTCACCGGTTGCACGTGACGCAGCGTTTGACCGATCGCGCCGCCGACGTGATTGTGCTGATCGACACCTATCGGCAGCCGCCGGGGCCGGCGACCGAGGCGACCGAGCGCATCGCGCGTGGCGCCGCCCAGGTGGTCCAGACCGCGCTGCGTCACGGCGATCGGGCCGGCATCGTCGCACTAGGAGGCAACCGCCCGCGGTGGCTGGGCGCCGACATCGGCCAACGCCAGTTCTATCGGGTTCTGGACACCGTGCTGGGTACCGGCGACCGGTTCGAAAAGACGACCGGCACGCTGGCGCCGCGGGCCGCCGTTCCGCCCGGGGCCATCGTCATCGCGTTCTCCACCCTGCTCGATACCGAATTTGCCCTGGCGCTGATTGACCTGCGCAAACGCGGCCACGTCGTGGTCGCTGTGGACGTTCTCGATAGCTCTCCCTTCGAGGGGGAACGGGACGCCCTGGTGGTGCGGATGTGGACGCTGCAGCGCTCCGCGATGTATCGCGACATGGCCACCGTCGGGGTCGATGTGCTGTCCTGGCCGGCCGACCTCTCGCTGGATCAGTCGATGAACGCCCTGCCCGACCGCCGACATCGAGTGCGCGGGCGGCTTCGGGGAGAGCGCTGAGATGCAACTGATTGCCCAGCCCGTGGCCCGCGCCATCGCATCGGTATTCGGTTACCTGATGGTGGCATTGGTCGCCGTCGATGGCCATGGGCCGGACATTGCGGCCGGGATTGCTGGCCTGATCGGCGTGGGGGTGGGGACGATTCTTCGCCGGGCCGCAACGATTGCGGTGCTGATGTCGGTGTTTGTGATCGTTGTGGCCGACCCGCCGCATCTGCTCGTCGCGCTGTCGGGTCTGTTCGCCGCCGCCTACCTGGTGTGTACCTACCATTGCGGCGCACCGGTCGGCGGCGTCGTGGGCAGCTGGCCGACAATCGTTGCCGCCGTGGGATTTAGCTTTGCCGGCGTGGTTGCGACGTCCTTCCCGCTACAGGTGCCATGGTTGCCGTTGGTGGCGCCGCTGGCGGTGCTGGCCATCTACGTGTTGGCTACTCGGCCGTTCCTGGGGTGATCCGATGGTCGCTGACGCGACGGCGGCGTTGCCGCGGTCAGCCGCACTACCGACCCGCGGATGACCCG belongs to Mycobacterium basiliense and includes:
- a CDS encoding AAA family ATPase, which produces MTIPAAATTAHCEAVLDEIERVVVGKRAALTLILTAVLARGHVLIEDLPGLGKTLIARSFAAALGLEFKRVQFTPDLLPADLLGSTIYDMQSGRFEFRAGPIFTNLLLADEINRTPPKTQAALLEAMAEGQVSIDGQTHKLPVPFIVLATDNPIEYEGTYPLPEAQLDRFAIRLELRYLSERDETSMLRRRLERGSVEPRVNQVVDVHDLLAMRESVEQVSVHEDVLHYVVSLATATRHHPQVAVGASPRAELDLVQLARARALLLGRDYVIPEDIKALATASMAHRITLRPEMWVRKIHGADIIGELLRRLPVPRANEPKRAADE
- a CDS encoding TetR/AcrR family transcriptional regulator; its protein translation is MKADLSSLDKAPGAGRPRDPRIDSAILLATADLLVQIGYANLSLAAVAERAGTTKSALYRRWSSKAELVHEAAFPAAPTALEAPAGNFAADIRMMIQATRDVFTTPVVRAALPGLVADMTADPDLNARVLSRFVDLFATVRMRLQEAINRGEAHPDVDPNRLIELIGGATMLRMLLYPDQMLDDSWVDQTTAIIVHGVTR
- a CDS encoding DUF58 domain-containing protein encodes the protein MIETRQVELRWRASQLTLTLATCAGVALVVAVIANQWKLIAFAAPLIGVLCSVYWQRPVPIIHVHGEPDCQRCFEEEQALVKVWATSGSTATFGPGSVELTVSAHDEMRLEVLDSDLSQAKNVAVVAHRWGRYPIQVRVDVLARGGLLVGTGGVDAAEVIVFPLTPPQATTIPQTELLDRLGAHLTRHIGPGVEYADIRPYVPGDQLRAVNWAVSARRHRLHVTQRLTDRAADVIVLIDTYRQPPGPATEATERIARGAAQVVQTALRHGDRAGIVALGGNRPRWLGADIGQRQFYRVLDTVLGTGDRFEKTTGTLAPRAAVPPGAIVIAFSTLLDTEFALALIDLRKRGHVVVAVDVLDSSPFEGERDALVVRMWTLQRSAMYRDMATVGVDVLSWPADLSLDQSMNALPDRRHRVRGRLRGER
- a CDS encoding DUF4129 domain-containing protein; its protein translation is MPGIDKPTGRVVGLIVLLIVVAAALRGYLPARDGGSAVEPGSGRAALVFVIAVLSGSVALVAFAVIARLRDPRTMAPSTGNLSELLGRGRGQTSWRVLLIGLAVLVGWLLMAMLLSHLVAPDDIAPARPASDPSAAPSAGSSGAPPTQRPADDPGDTLTILLVFAAPLLLLTLGSAAVLSHRRGRVTRPGAVSEDHIEPPVPSAGSELLVRVAEVGLAEMADLHRDPRAAIIACYAAMERELANVPAAVPQDFDTPTEVLARAVEHRALQADNAVQLVNLFAEARFSSHVMNERHRELAMRVLRLVLDELAAPAGADAVGGQRGSA
- a CDS encoding phosphotransferase family protein yields the protein MANEPALEDVGRLQRSSRDVSALPAVMSRWLASVLPGDAAPEVTVESGVDSTGMSSETIILTVRWQENRQPRQQRLVARVAPAAGDVPVFPTYRLDHQFEVIRMVGELTDVPVPRVRWIETTGDVLGTPFFLMDHVEGVVPPDVMPYTFGSNWFADAPVERQRELQDATVAVLAKLHSIPDAQSKFGFLSTGQDGGNAMRRHFNWVRSWYDFAVPDIGRSPLLERTFEWLERHWPDQVSSRKSVLLWGDARVGNVLYRDFAPVAVLDWEMVTLGPRELDVAWMIFAHMVFQELAGLATLPGLPDVMREDDVRSTYQRLTGVKLGDLHWFYVYAGVMWACVFMRTGARRVHFGEVSKPDEVESLFYHAGLIKRLIGEER